The following are encoded in a window of Myxocyprinus asiaticus isolate MX2 ecotype Aquarium Trade chromosome 17, UBuf_Myxa_2, whole genome shotgun sequence genomic DNA:
- the LOC127455058 gene encoding filamin-A-interacting protein 1-like isoform X1 has translation MRKMRSPGSTVDSPANEILVVTQTSHDIKEEEEGKILDRVKQTNDEEKTGPNNDEKPTQNEDQMFKLKDLSKNDLLKLLGIMEGEIQAREDVICLLSSALTSRPMELESRYGSARPTRPLQALKRDSMLNKNHTHHDNVYEKPMAELDRLQDKHRESYRRMLEQLLLAEKSHRHTVHELDTEKRKHVDYMNKSDDFTNLLEQERERLKRLLKQEKAYQMRKEKEFSKRIQRTSGELVKLKSFALMMVDERELHLEKIDKQSNKIQDLLQKLQEKEQKLCKSERKAKEDSQKILDLEVELEVITSRFAKEQEDMAAKLSSQESQHKQLSQEQEELSHKHKELNETNEVLQKSAEELKKLRDKIRKGEFGNSTLMEELETLRKRILLMEGKDEEIATTENNCSELKKKLHAEETHNKELRLEVEKLQQRMTQLEKQEVTFNMGRTEYAQLQAALEKEKSLSKDLTDELVMVKIRMKELESSELKLEKDELDLKEDLMKLKSVTLIMVNEHKNMVDRIRSEEKKKEELKKLYKAEQEKVMEVTERLIEESKKHIKLKSEMELKIAALVKEKDEMKGKLTNSEDKYNDLSSMVGMIKHSTDGIKEDKENKVSNAYVQDEIKVKELTLEIERLKNRLQQLEVLESDLIKSEDKFDMLEKKFPTEQEKANFLSQQVKEIRSPTALSKAVEQSEAGSQEAKLRHRFLLEEAKSRDLQADVQALKEKIHELMNKEDKLSQLQVDYTMLQQRFQEEEDKKKNISNEVLNLTRELEVTKRYSRTLHPCTKGTRIMDVPMTSTGVQTDLIENRTADNDTPAAFIKKSVKEENRIMSSLHPRTLKKSVQRPTVRELYPPTVSDFTVKKSSIPWMKKKDSSASEISLDTSEDAAPTEVNMSPKHGQPMHIQSISDLQNSETTLQISRSSSEDLMKRDAATPSNEIQISRSSSEGLMKRDAATPSNEIQISRSSSEGLMKRDAATPSKEIQKPQLAMIPANERTIEPKKLERALSPVTIATISRLKSPEIVRCPSLDRSLSPVSIVSNRISALSPDSSPETVDMITGRAVFKVTPEKRMVPMPVKKCNSPASIITTEDNKIHIHLGSQFKKHTENHGSVVRIKSTPTSAESKEVSTGTVLRSPHNVTATKSTSNKVTSSIIITQVTKAPARPTLSVQPVLDVPSVKSGFTRIPMSRGMKTGKAVLGALGITTGVKMETNAETQAMHIELKKSTLCNGAFQGGGKG, from the exons GAGGAAAATGAGGTCCCCAGGCAGTACAGTGGACAGCCCAGCTAATGAAATACTGGTTGTCACGCAAACTTCACATGACAtcaaagaggaagaggaggggaAAATACTGGATAGGGTTAAGCAAACAAATGACGAAGAGAAGACTGGGCCAAATAATGATGAGAAACCAACACAGAATGAAGACCAAATGTTTAAGCTGAAAGATCTGTCCAAAAATGACCTTCTGAAACTGCTTGGAATCATGGAAGGAGAGATTCAG GCACGAGAAGATGTGATATGTCTGTTGAGCTCTGCACTGACGAGTCGACCGATGGAGCTAGAGTCTCGTTATGGCTCAGCAAGGCCCACAAGACCCTTGCAGGCCCTAAAGAGAGACAGCATGCTCAACAAGAACCACACACACCACGACAATGTGTATGAGAAGCCTATGGCAGag CTGGACAGACTGCAGGATAAGCACAGGGAGTCATACCGTCGCATGCTGGAACAACTGTTACTGGCAGAGAAAAGCCACAGACACACCGTCCATGAGCTGGACACGGAGAAACGCAAACACGTGGACTATATGAACAAGAGTGATGACTTCACCAACCTACTGGAGCAGGAACGAGAGAG GTTAAAGCGATTGCTAAAACAAGAGAAAGCATACCAAATGCGGAAGGAAAAAGAATTTTCTAAGCGCATCCAAAGAACCTCTGGAGAGCTAGTTAAGTTGAAGTCATTTGCACTTATGATGGTTGATGAGCGAGAACTCCACTTGGAAAAGATTGACAAACAGAGCAACAAAATACAAGATCTTCTTCAAAAACTCCAGGAAAAGGAGCAGAAACTCTGTAAGTCAGAGAGAAAAGCTAAGGAGGACAGCCAGAAGATCCTGGATCTTGAGGTTGAGTTGGAGGTAATAACTTCTAGGTTTGCAAAAGAGCAAGAAGACATGGCTGCAAAACTGTCCAGTCAGGAATCTCAACATAAACAGCTGTCCCAGGAACAGGAGGAATTGTCACACAAACATAAGGAGCTAAATGAGACCAATGAAGTTCTTCAGAAATCAGCAGAGGAGCTCAAGAAGTTGAGGGACAAGATTAGAAAGGGTGAGTTTGGCAACTCTACCCTAATGGAAGAACTTGAAACATTACGCAAGAGAATTCTGCTAATGGAAGGCAAGGATGAAGAGATTGCTACAACTGAGAACAATTGCAGTGAGCTGAAGAAGAAGCTTCATGCTGAGGAAACTCACAATAAGGAGCTGAGGCTGGAGGTAGAAAAACTGCAACAGAGAATGACACAATTGGAAAAACAAGAAGTGACCTTCAATATGGGCAGGACAGAATATGCCCAGTTGCAGGCAGCTTTGGAGAAAGAGAAAAGCCTGTCAAAAGACTTGACTGATGAACTAGTGATGGTTAAAATCCGTATGAAAGAGCTCGAGTCATCTGAGCTGAAACTAGAAAAGGATGAACTGGATTTAAAAGAGGATCTTATGAAACTCAAATCAGTCACTTTAATAATGGTTAATGAGCATAAGAACATGGTGGACAGAATTAGGTCTGAGGAAAAGAAGAAAGAGGAACTGAAAAAACTGTATAAGGCAGAGCAGGAGAAAGTTATGGAGGTTACTGAGAGGCTTATAGAGGAGAGTAAGAAACATATTAAACTAAAATCAGAGATGGAGTTGAAGATAGCTGCCCTTGTCAAGGAGAAAGATGAGATGAAAGGAAAGCTTACCAATTCAGAAGACAAGTATAACGATCTGAGTTCCATGGTTGGCATGATAAAGCACAGTACAGATGGAATAAAAGAAGACAAAGAAAACAAGGTCTCAAATGCATATGTACAAGATGAAATTAAGGTTAAGGAGCTGACTTTGGAGATTGAAAGATTAAAGAATCGTCTTCAACAGCTTGAAGTTCTTGAGAGTGACCTAATCAAATCAGAGGACAAGTTCGATATGTTGGAAAAGAAGTTTCCAACTGAGCAAGAAAAGGCTAATTTTCTCTCACAGCAAGTGAAGGAAATAAGAAGTCCAACTGCATTGAGTAAGGCAGTAGAACAAAGTGAGGCAGGTAGTCAGGAGGCTAAACTACGGCATCGCTTCTTGTTGGAGGAGGCCAAATCCAGAGACCTTCAAGCAGATGTGCAAGCCCTGAAGGAAAAGATTCATGAGCTCATGAACAAAGAAGACAAGCTTTCCCAGCTACAGGTGGATTACACTATGCTGCAACAGAGGTTCCAGGAAGAGGAGGACAAGAAAAAGAACATAAGCAATGAAGTTCTAAACCTCACTAGAGAACTTGAGGTCACCAAGCGATACAGCCGCACCCTACATCCATGCACAAAAGGAACCCGAATTATGGATGTTCCAATGACATCAACTGGAGTTCAGACTGATTTGATTGAAAACAGGACAGCTGACAATGACACTCCTGCAGCATTCATCAAGAAATCTGTTAAAGAGGAGAATCGTATCATGAGTAGTCTTCATCCAAGGACTTTAAAGAAGTCCGTGCAGAGACCAACAGTGCGTGAACTCTATCCGCCAACAGTCAGTGACTTTACTGTGAAGAAGTCCTCAATACCTTGGATGAAGAAGAAAGATAGCAGTGCTTCCGAAATATCTttagacaccagtgaagatgctGCACCTACTGAAGTCAACATGTCCCCAAAACATGGCCAGCCAATGCACATTCAAAGTATTTCAGATCTTCAGAACAGTGAAACAACCTTACAGATCAGCAGATCCTCTTCTGAGGACTTGATGAAAAGAGATGCTGCCACACCCTCAAATGAGATACAGATCAGCAGATCCTCTTCTGAGGGCTTGATGAAAAGAGATGCTGCCACACCCTCAAATGAGATACAGATCAGCAGATCCTCTTCTGAGGGTTTGATGAAAAGAGATGCTGCCACACCCTCAAAAGAGATTCAGAAGCCTCAGCTTGCCATGATACCTGCAAATGAAAGAACCATAGAGCCAAAGAAACTAGAGAGAGCTTTATCCCCAGTGACCATTGCCACCATCTCAAGACTAAAGAGTCCAGAGATTGTTAGGTGTCCTTCTTTGGATAGATCTTTATCACCTGTATCCATTGTGTCCAACCGCATCTCTGCATTGTCCCCAGACAGCTCCCCAGAGACTGTGGACATGATAACAGGCAGAGCTGTCTTTAAGGTGACTCCGGAGAAACGAATGGTTCCCATGCCAGTTAAGAAATGCAACTCACCTGCTAGTATCATCACCACAGAAGACAATAAAATTCACATTCACTTAGGCTCACAGTTCAAGAAGCACACTGAAAATCATGGCTCAGTTGTCAGGATCAAATCTACTCCCACATCAGCTGAGAGTAAGGAAGTTTCTACTGGAACTGTGCTACGCTCACCACACAATGTTACTGCCACCAAATCAACATCGAATAAAGTGACAAGCAGCAtcatcatcacacaggtcactaAAGCACCAGCCAGACCTACACTCTCAGTG CAGCCTGTACTGGATGTCCCATCGGTGAAATCAGGGTTCACTCGTATTCCCATGTCTCGAGGGATGAAAACTGGAAAAGCAGTGCTGGGAGCTCTGGGCATCACCACAGGTGTTAAAATGGAAACAAATGCAGAGACCCAGGCCATGCACATTGAGCTGAAAAAGTCAACTCTTTGCAATGGAGCTTTTCAGGGTGGAGGGAAGGGATAA
- the LOC127455058 gene encoding filamin-A-interacting protein 1-like isoform X2, giving the protein MRKMRSPGSTVDSPANEILVVTQTSHDIKEEEEGKILDRVKQTNDEEKTGPNNDEKPTQNEDQMFKLKDLSKNDLLKLLGIMEGEIQAREDVICLLSSALTSRPMELESRYGSARPTRPLQALKRDSMLNKNHTHHDNVYEKPMAELDRLQDKHRESYRRMLEQLLLAEKSHRHTVHELDTEKRKHVDYMNKSDDFTNLLEQERERLKRLLKQEKAYQMRKEKEFSKRIQRTSGELVKLKSFALMMVDERELHLEKIDKQSNKIQDLLQKLQEKEQKLCKSERKAKEDSQKILDLEVELEVITSRFAKEQEDMAAKLSSQESQHKQLSQEQEELSHKHKELNETNEVLQKSAEELKKLRDKIRKGEFGNSTLMEELETLRKRILLMEGKDEEIATTENNCSELKKKLHAEETHNKELRLEVEKLQQRMTQLEKQEVTFNMGRTEYAQLQAALEKEKSLSKDLTDELVMVKIRMKELESSELKLEKDELDLKEDLMKLKSVTLIMVNEHKNMVDRIRSEEKKKEELKKLYKAEQEKVMEVTERLIEESKKHIKLKSEMELKIAALVKEKDEMKGKLTNSEDKYNDLSSMVGMIKHSTDGIKEDKENKVSNAYVQDEIKVKELTLEIERLKNRLQQLEVLESDLIKSEDKFDMLEKKFPTEQEKANFLSQQVKEIRSPTALSKAVEQSEAGSQEAKLRHRFLLEEAKSRDLQADVQALKEKIHELMNKEDKLSQLQVDYTMLQQRFQEEEDKKKNISNEVLNLTRELEVTKRYSRTLHPCTKGTRIMDVPMTSTGVQTDLIENRTADNDTPAAFIKKSVKEENRIMSSLHPRTLKKSVQRPTVRELYPPTVSDFTVKKSSIPWMKKKDSSASEISLDTSEDAAPTEVNMSPKHGQPMHIQSISDLQNSETTLQISRSSSEDLMKRDAATPSNEIQISRSSSEGLMKRDAATPSNEIQISRSSSEGLMKRDAATPSKEIQKPQLAMIPANERTIEPKKLERALSPVTIATISRLKSPEIVRCPSLDRSLSPVSIVSNRISALSPDSSPETVDMITGRAVFKVTPEKRMVPMPVKKCNSPASIITTEDNKIHIHLGSQFKKHTENHGSVVRIKSTPTSAESKEVSTGTVLRSPHNVTATKSTSNKVTSSIIITQVTKAPARPTLSVPVLDVPSVKSGFTRIPMSRGMKTGKAVLGALGITTGVKMETNAETQAMHIELKKSTLCNGAFQGGGKG; this is encoded by the exons GAGGAAAATGAGGTCCCCAGGCAGTACAGTGGACAGCCCAGCTAATGAAATACTGGTTGTCACGCAAACTTCACATGACAtcaaagaggaagaggaggggaAAATACTGGATAGGGTTAAGCAAACAAATGACGAAGAGAAGACTGGGCCAAATAATGATGAGAAACCAACACAGAATGAAGACCAAATGTTTAAGCTGAAAGATCTGTCCAAAAATGACCTTCTGAAACTGCTTGGAATCATGGAAGGAGAGATTCAG GCACGAGAAGATGTGATATGTCTGTTGAGCTCTGCACTGACGAGTCGACCGATGGAGCTAGAGTCTCGTTATGGCTCAGCAAGGCCCACAAGACCCTTGCAGGCCCTAAAGAGAGACAGCATGCTCAACAAGAACCACACACACCACGACAATGTGTATGAGAAGCCTATGGCAGag CTGGACAGACTGCAGGATAAGCACAGGGAGTCATACCGTCGCATGCTGGAACAACTGTTACTGGCAGAGAAAAGCCACAGACACACCGTCCATGAGCTGGACACGGAGAAACGCAAACACGTGGACTATATGAACAAGAGTGATGACTTCACCAACCTACTGGAGCAGGAACGAGAGAG GTTAAAGCGATTGCTAAAACAAGAGAAAGCATACCAAATGCGGAAGGAAAAAGAATTTTCTAAGCGCATCCAAAGAACCTCTGGAGAGCTAGTTAAGTTGAAGTCATTTGCACTTATGATGGTTGATGAGCGAGAACTCCACTTGGAAAAGATTGACAAACAGAGCAACAAAATACAAGATCTTCTTCAAAAACTCCAGGAAAAGGAGCAGAAACTCTGTAAGTCAGAGAGAAAAGCTAAGGAGGACAGCCAGAAGATCCTGGATCTTGAGGTTGAGTTGGAGGTAATAACTTCTAGGTTTGCAAAAGAGCAAGAAGACATGGCTGCAAAACTGTCCAGTCAGGAATCTCAACATAAACAGCTGTCCCAGGAACAGGAGGAATTGTCACACAAACATAAGGAGCTAAATGAGACCAATGAAGTTCTTCAGAAATCAGCAGAGGAGCTCAAGAAGTTGAGGGACAAGATTAGAAAGGGTGAGTTTGGCAACTCTACCCTAATGGAAGAACTTGAAACATTACGCAAGAGAATTCTGCTAATGGAAGGCAAGGATGAAGAGATTGCTACAACTGAGAACAATTGCAGTGAGCTGAAGAAGAAGCTTCATGCTGAGGAAACTCACAATAAGGAGCTGAGGCTGGAGGTAGAAAAACTGCAACAGAGAATGACACAATTGGAAAAACAAGAAGTGACCTTCAATATGGGCAGGACAGAATATGCCCAGTTGCAGGCAGCTTTGGAGAAAGAGAAAAGCCTGTCAAAAGACTTGACTGATGAACTAGTGATGGTTAAAATCCGTATGAAAGAGCTCGAGTCATCTGAGCTGAAACTAGAAAAGGATGAACTGGATTTAAAAGAGGATCTTATGAAACTCAAATCAGTCACTTTAATAATGGTTAATGAGCATAAGAACATGGTGGACAGAATTAGGTCTGAGGAAAAGAAGAAAGAGGAACTGAAAAAACTGTATAAGGCAGAGCAGGAGAAAGTTATGGAGGTTACTGAGAGGCTTATAGAGGAGAGTAAGAAACATATTAAACTAAAATCAGAGATGGAGTTGAAGATAGCTGCCCTTGTCAAGGAGAAAGATGAGATGAAAGGAAAGCTTACCAATTCAGAAGACAAGTATAACGATCTGAGTTCCATGGTTGGCATGATAAAGCACAGTACAGATGGAATAAAAGAAGACAAAGAAAACAAGGTCTCAAATGCATATGTACAAGATGAAATTAAGGTTAAGGAGCTGACTTTGGAGATTGAAAGATTAAAGAATCGTCTTCAACAGCTTGAAGTTCTTGAGAGTGACCTAATCAAATCAGAGGACAAGTTCGATATGTTGGAAAAGAAGTTTCCAACTGAGCAAGAAAAGGCTAATTTTCTCTCACAGCAAGTGAAGGAAATAAGAAGTCCAACTGCATTGAGTAAGGCAGTAGAACAAAGTGAGGCAGGTAGTCAGGAGGCTAAACTACGGCATCGCTTCTTGTTGGAGGAGGCCAAATCCAGAGACCTTCAAGCAGATGTGCAAGCCCTGAAGGAAAAGATTCATGAGCTCATGAACAAAGAAGACAAGCTTTCCCAGCTACAGGTGGATTACACTATGCTGCAACAGAGGTTCCAGGAAGAGGAGGACAAGAAAAAGAACATAAGCAATGAAGTTCTAAACCTCACTAGAGAACTTGAGGTCACCAAGCGATACAGCCGCACCCTACATCCATGCACAAAAGGAACCCGAATTATGGATGTTCCAATGACATCAACTGGAGTTCAGACTGATTTGATTGAAAACAGGACAGCTGACAATGACACTCCTGCAGCATTCATCAAGAAATCTGTTAAAGAGGAGAATCGTATCATGAGTAGTCTTCATCCAAGGACTTTAAAGAAGTCCGTGCAGAGACCAACAGTGCGTGAACTCTATCCGCCAACAGTCAGTGACTTTACTGTGAAGAAGTCCTCAATACCTTGGATGAAGAAGAAAGATAGCAGTGCTTCCGAAATATCTttagacaccagtgaagatgctGCACCTACTGAAGTCAACATGTCCCCAAAACATGGCCAGCCAATGCACATTCAAAGTATTTCAGATCTTCAGAACAGTGAAACAACCTTACAGATCAGCAGATCCTCTTCTGAGGACTTGATGAAAAGAGATGCTGCCACACCCTCAAATGAGATACAGATCAGCAGATCCTCTTCTGAGGGCTTGATGAAAAGAGATGCTGCCACACCCTCAAATGAGATACAGATCAGCAGATCCTCTTCTGAGGGTTTGATGAAAAGAGATGCTGCCACACCCTCAAAAGAGATTCAGAAGCCTCAGCTTGCCATGATACCTGCAAATGAAAGAACCATAGAGCCAAAGAAACTAGAGAGAGCTTTATCCCCAGTGACCATTGCCACCATCTCAAGACTAAAGAGTCCAGAGATTGTTAGGTGTCCTTCTTTGGATAGATCTTTATCACCTGTATCCATTGTGTCCAACCGCATCTCTGCATTGTCCCCAGACAGCTCCCCAGAGACTGTGGACATGATAACAGGCAGAGCTGTCTTTAAGGTGACTCCGGAGAAACGAATGGTTCCCATGCCAGTTAAGAAATGCAACTCACCTGCTAGTATCATCACCACAGAAGACAATAAAATTCACATTCACTTAGGCTCACAGTTCAAGAAGCACACTGAAAATCATGGCTCAGTTGTCAGGATCAAATCTACTCCCACATCAGCTGAGAGTAAGGAAGTTTCTACTGGAACTGTGCTACGCTCACCACACAATGTTACTGCCACCAAATCAACATCGAATAAAGTGACAAGCAGCAtcatcatcacacaggtcactaAAGCACCAGCCAGACCTACACTCTCAGTG CCTGTACTGGATGTCCCATCGGTGAAATCAGGGTTCACTCGTATTCCCATGTCTCGAGGGATGAAAACTGGAAAAGCAGTGCTGGGAGCTCTGGGCATCACCACAGGTGTTAAAATGGAAACAAATGCAGAGACCCAGGCCATGCACATTGAGCTGAAAAAGTCAACTCTTTGCAATGGAGCTTTTCAGGGTGGAGGGAAGGGATAA